The following coding sequences are from one Vicugna pacos chromosome 19, VicPac4, whole genome shotgun sequence window:
- the YWHAB gene encoding 14-3-3 protein beta/alpha isoform X1, producing MSWSHDDASPVSQQGMTMDKSELVQKAKLAEQAERYDDMAAAMKAVTEQGHELSNEERNLLSVAYKNVVGARRSSWRVISSIEQKTERNEKKQQMGKEYREKIEAELQDICNDVLELLDKYLIPNATQPESKVFYLKMKGDYFRYLSEVASGDNKQTTVSNSQQAYQEAFEISKKEMQPTHPIRLGLALNFSVFYYEILNSPEKACSLAKTAFDEAIAELDTLNEESYKDSTLIMQLLRDNLTLWTSENQGDEGDAGEGEN from the exons GGAATGACCATGGATAAAAGTGAACTGGTACAGAAAGCCAAACTCGCCGAGCAGGCTGAGCGCTATGATGACATGGCTGCGGCCATGAAGGCGGTCACGGAGCAGGGGCACGAGCTCTCCAACGAAGAGAGGAACCTGCTCTCCGTCGCCTACAAGAACGTGGTCGGCGCCCGCCGTTCTTCCTGGCGCGTCATCTCCAGCATTGAGCAGAAGACGGAGAGGAACGAGAAGAAGCAGCAGATGGGCAAAGAGTACCGGGAGAAGATCGAGGCTGAGCTGCAGGACATCTGCAATGATGTTCTG GAGCTGTTGGACAAATACCTTATTCCCAATGCTACACAACCAGAAAGTAAGGTGTTCTACTTGAAAATGAAAGGAGATTATTTTAGATATCTTTCTGAGGTGGCATCTGGAGACAATAAACAAA cCACTGTGTCGAACTCTCAGCAGGCTTATCAGGAAGCCTTTGAAATTAGTAAGAAAGAAATGCAGCCTACACACCCAATTCGACTGGGCCTGGCACTTAATTTCTCCGTCTTTTACTATGAGATTCTAAACTCTCCTGAAAAGGCTTGCAGCCTGGCAAAAACG GCATTTGATGAAGCAATTGCGGAATTGGATACACTGAATGAAGAGTCTTACAAAGACAGCACCCTGATCATGCAGTTGCTTAGGGACAATCTCACT cTGTGGACGTCGGAAAACCAGGGAGACGAAGGAGatgctggggagggagagaacTAA
- the YWHAB gene encoding 14-3-3 protein beta/alpha isoform X2, with protein MTMDKSELVQKAKLAEQAERYDDMAAAMKAVTEQGHELSNEERNLLSVAYKNVVGARRSSWRVISSIEQKTERNEKKQQMGKEYREKIEAELQDICNDVLELLDKYLIPNATQPESKVFYLKMKGDYFRYLSEVASGDNKQTTVSNSQQAYQEAFEISKKEMQPTHPIRLGLALNFSVFYYEILNSPEKACSLAKTAFDEAIAELDTLNEESYKDSTLIMQLLRDNLTLWTSENQGDEGDAGEGEN; from the exons ATGACCATGGATAAAAGTGAACTGGTACAGAAAGCCAAACTCGCCGAGCAGGCTGAGCGCTATGATGACATGGCTGCGGCCATGAAGGCGGTCACGGAGCAGGGGCACGAGCTCTCCAACGAAGAGAGGAACCTGCTCTCCGTCGCCTACAAGAACGTGGTCGGCGCCCGCCGTTCTTCCTGGCGCGTCATCTCCAGCATTGAGCAGAAGACGGAGAGGAACGAGAAGAAGCAGCAGATGGGCAAAGAGTACCGGGAGAAGATCGAGGCTGAGCTGCAGGACATCTGCAATGATGTTCTG GAGCTGTTGGACAAATACCTTATTCCCAATGCTACACAACCAGAAAGTAAGGTGTTCTACTTGAAAATGAAAGGAGATTATTTTAGATATCTTTCTGAGGTGGCATCTGGAGACAATAAACAAA cCACTGTGTCGAACTCTCAGCAGGCTTATCAGGAAGCCTTTGAAATTAGTAAGAAAGAAATGCAGCCTACACACCCAATTCGACTGGGCCTGGCACTTAATTTCTCCGTCTTTTACTATGAGATTCTAAACTCTCCTGAAAAGGCTTGCAGCCTGGCAAAAACG GCATTTGATGAAGCAATTGCGGAATTGGATACACTGAATGAAGAGTCTTACAAAGACAGCACCCTGATCATGCAGTTGCTTAGGGACAATCTCACT cTGTGGACGTCGGAAAACCAGGGAGACGAAGGAGatgctggggagggagagaacTAA
- the PABPC1L gene encoding polyadenylate-binding protein 1-like isoform X1 → MNASGPGYPLASLYVGDLHPDVTEAMLYEKFSPAGPILSIRVCRDVATRRSLGYAYINFQQPADAERALDTMNFEVIKGQPIRIMWSQRDPGLRKSGVGNIFIKNLEDSIDNKALYDTFSTFGNILSCKVVCDDHGSRGFGFVHFETYEAAQHAISTMNGMLLNDRKVFVGHFKSRREREAELGTRVMEFTNVYVKNLHVDVDERRLQDLFSQFGKMLSVKVMRDDSGHSRGFGFVNFEKHEEAQKAVMDMNGREVSGQLLYVGRAQKRVERQNELKRRFEQMKQDRLTRYQGVNLYVKNLDDSINDEKLRKEFSPYGVITSAKVMTEGDHSKGFGFVCFSSPEEATKAVTEMNGRIVGTKPLYVALAQRKEERKAILTNQYIQRLSTLRALGGPLLGSFQQPANYFLPAVPQPPAQAPYYGSGPPVQPAPRWMAQPPRPSSTYPPAASVVRPAAVSRRPSAHVGGARQVSTHVPRLVPHTQGVANIGTQTTGPSAAGCSTPRGPLLARRYSWAAHNTPRVQEPAVCIPGQEPLTASVLAAAPLHEQKQMIGERLYPLIYNIHAPLAGKITGMLLEIDNSELLLMLESPESLNAKVEEALTVLQAHQAPEQTRVNVH, encoded by the exons ATGAATGCCAGCGGTCCCGGCTACCCGCTCGCCTCGCTCTACGTGGGCGACCTGCACCCCGATGTGACCGAGGCCATGCTCTACGAGAAGTTCTCACCCGCCGGCCCCATCCTGTCCATCCGCGTGTGCCGCGACGTGGCCACCCGCCGCTCGCTGGGCTATGCCTACATCAACTTCCAGCAGCCGGCCGACG CTGAGCGGGCACTGGACACAATGAACTTTGAGGTGATCAAAGGCCAGCCCATCCGCATCATGTGGTCCCAGCGAGACCCAGGACTTCGCAAGTCGGGTGTGGGCAACATCTTCATCAAGAACCTGGAGGACTCCATTGACAACAAGGCCTTGTATGACACCTTCTCCACCTTCGGGAACATCCTCTCTTGCAAG GTGGTATGTGACGATCATGGCTCCCGAGGCTTTGGCTTTGTCCATTTTGAGACCTATGAGGCTGCACAACACGCCATCAGCACCATGAACGGGATGCTGCTGAATGATCGCAAAGT CTTTGTTGGCCACTTCAAGTCCCGACGGGAGCGAGAGGCAGAGCTAGGAACTCGGGTTATGGAGTTCACCAATGTCTATGTGAAGAACCTCCACGTGGACGTGGATGAGCGGCGCCTGCAGGACCTCTTCTCCCAGTTTG GGAAGATGCTGAGTGTGAAGGTGATGAGGGATGACAGTGGCCACTCCCGCGGCTTCGGCTTTGTCAACTTTGAGAAGCATGAGGAAGCCCAGAAG GCTGTGATGGACATGAACGGGAGGGAGGTGAGTGGGCAGCTGCTCTACGTGGGCCGGGCCCAGAAGCGGGTGGAGCGGCAGAATGAGCTGAAGCGCAGATTCGAACAGATGAAGCAGGATCGGCTGACCCGTTACCAG GGCGTGAACCTGTATGTGAAGAACCTGGATGACTCCATCAATGATGAGAAACTGAGGAAGGAGTTCTCTCCCTATGGAGTCATAACCAGTGCCAAG GTGATGACAGAGGGTGACCACAGCAAAGGGTTTGGCTTTGTGTGTTTTTCCTCTCCAGAAGAGGCGACAAAGGCCGTGACAGAGATGAACGGGCGCATCGTGGGCACTAAGCCACTGTATGTGGCACTAGCCCAGCGCAAAGAGGAGCGGAAGGCCATCCTGACCAACCAGTACATACAGCGCCTCTCCACCTTGCGGGCCCTGGGCGGCCCCCTCCTGGGCTCCTTCCAGCAGCCTGCCAACTACTTCCTGCCTGCGGTGCCCCAG cccccagcccaggctccATACTACGGCTCTGGCCCACCAGTCCAGCCTGCCCCCAGGTGGATGGCCCAGCCACCCAGACCCTCAT CCACCTACCCACCAGCTGCTTCAGTGGTCCGGCCAGCAGCCGTGTCTCGGCGACCCTCAGCCCATGTCGGCGGTGCCAGGCAGGTCTCCACCCACGTGCCTCGCCTGGTGCCCCACACCCAGGGAGTGG CCAACATTGGTACCCAGACCACAGGACCCAGTGCAGCGGGATGCTCTACTCCAAGAGGGCCTCTCCTGGCACGCAGATATTCCTGGGCAGCACACAACACCCCCAGG GTCCAGGAGCCCGCTGTGTGTATCCCTGGGCAGGAGCCCTTGACTGCATCCGTGCTGGCTGCAGCCCCGCTGCACGAGCAGAAGCAGATGATTG GTGAGCGTCTCTACCCGCTTATCTACAATATCCACGCCCCGCTGGCCGGCAAGATCACGGGCATGCTGCTGGAGATCGACAACTCGGAGCTGCTGCTCATGCTGGAGTCCCCGGAGTCCCTTAATGCCAAG GTCGAAGAGGCTTTGACAGTGTTGCAGGCACACCAGGCCCCGGAGCAGACCCGAGTGAACGTGCACTGA
- the PABPC1L gene encoding polyadenylate-binding protein 1-like isoform X2, producing the protein MNASGPGYPLASLYVGDLHPDVTEAMLYEKFSPAGPILSIRVCRDVATRRSLGYAYINFQQPADAERALDTMNFEVIKGQPIRIMWSQRDPGLRKSGVGNIFIKNLEDSIDNKALYDTFSTFGNILSCKVVCDDHGSRGFGFVHFETYEAAQHAISTMNGMLLNDRKVFVGHFKSRREREAELGTRVMEFTNVYVKNLHVDVDERRLQDLFSQFGKMLSVKVMRDDSGHSRGFGFVNFEKHEEAQKAVMDMNGREVSGQLLYVGRAQKRVERQNELKRRFEQMKQDRLTRYQGVNLYVKNLDDSINDEKLRKEFSPYGVITSAKKRRQRP; encoded by the exons ATGAATGCCAGCGGTCCCGGCTACCCGCTCGCCTCGCTCTACGTGGGCGACCTGCACCCCGATGTGACCGAGGCCATGCTCTACGAGAAGTTCTCACCCGCCGGCCCCATCCTGTCCATCCGCGTGTGCCGCGACGTGGCCACCCGCCGCTCGCTGGGCTATGCCTACATCAACTTCCAGCAGCCGGCCGACG CTGAGCGGGCACTGGACACAATGAACTTTGAGGTGATCAAAGGCCAGCCCATCCGCATCATGTGGTCCCAGCGAGACCCAGGACTTCGCAAGTCGGGTGTGGGCAACATCTTCATCAAGAACCTGGAGGACTCCATTGACAACAAGGCCTTGTATGACACCTTCTCCACCTTCGGGAACATCCTCTCTTGCAAG GTGGTATGTGACGATCATGGCTCCCGAGGCTTTGGCTTTGTCCATTTTGAGACCTATGAGGCTGCACAACACGCCATCAGCACCATGAACGGGATGCTGCTGAATGATCGCAAAGT CTTTGTTGGCCACTTCAAGTCCCGACGGGAGCGAGAGGCAGAGCTAGGAACTCGGGTTATGGAGTTCACCAATGTCTATGTGAAGAACCTCCACGTGGACGTGGATGAGCGGCGCCTGCAGGACCTCTTCTCCCAGTTTG GGAAGATGCTGAGTGTGAAGGTGATGAGGGATGACAGTGGCCACTCCCGCGGCTTCGGCTTTGTCAACTTTGAGAAGCATGAGGAAGCCCAGAAG GCTGTGATGGACATGAACGGGAGGGAGGTGAGTGGGCAGCTGCTCTACGTGGGCCGGGCCCAGAAGCGGGTGGAGCGGCAGAATGAGCTGAAGCGCAGATTCGAACAGATGAAGCAGGATCGGCTGACCCGTTACCAG GGCGTGAACCTGTATGTGAAGAACCTGGATGACTCCATCAATGATGAGAAACTGAGGAAGGAGTTCTCTCCCTATGGAGTCATAACCAGTGCCAAG AAGAGGCGACAAAGGCCGTGA